The Macaca nemestrina isolate mMacNem1 chromosome 1, mMacNem.hap1, whole genome shotgun sequence genome contains the following window.
TGCTCCAGCTGCTCCTCCTGCTGCTCCAGGTGCTTCAGCTGCTCCACCTGCTGCTCCATATGCTTCAACTGCCCCACCTGTTGCTCTGGGAGGTCCAGCTGCACCTCCTGGTGTTCCAGATGCTTCAGCTGCCCCTCCTGCTGCTCCAGGTGCTTCAGCTGTCCCTCCTGCTGCTCTGGGAGCTCCAGCTGCCCCTCCTGGTGTTCCAGATGCTTCAGCTGCCCCTCCTGCTGCTCCAGGTGCTTCAGCTGTCCCTCCTGCTGCTCTGGGAGCTCCAGTTGCCCCTCCTGCTGCTCCAGGTGTTTCAGGTGCCCCTGCTGCTGCTCTGGGAGCTCCAACAGTTGCTCTTTCTTCATTCCCAGTTGCTCATCTCTCTTGACTAGCTCTTGATCCAGTTGCTTGTCTAAGagcttcttctcttcttccagcTGTTCCTTTAGCTGCTGATCCTTTTGTGCTTTCTCCTGCTTAAGCTGCTGCTCTGGGTTTTCTGCTTTCTGATGTTCCTCATGCTGTTCCCAGTGCTGTTGCTGCAGCTCCTGCTTCTgtggctcctgctgctgctgctcacaTTCTTGCTCAGGCACTCCCTTTACAATAGTCACGTGCTTTTCCTCTTGCTTTAATGGGACCTCCACTGGGAGCTCGACAGACACCTTCTGGCACGGGGGAGGCAGTGGAGTTGGCTGCTTCATTTGCTCCTGCTGGGTATTGACTGGAGGAGGAACAGTCTTGAGGAGCTCCTGACTGAGGGCAGGGGAGAGGGTCACTGGCAGTGTGTGTTGCTGGGACATCTTAGAAGCTGTTGTCAACCTGAAAGACAGAAGAGGTCTGATGCACAGGCTGAAGGCAAAGGAAGTAGATGAAACCTTGG
Protein-coding sequences here:
- the LOC105497907 gene encoding involucrin; this encodes MSQQHTLPVTLSPALSQELLKTVPPPVNTQQEQMKQPTPLPPPCQKVSVELPVEVPLKQEEKHVTIVKGVPEQECEQQQQEPQKQELQQQHWEQHEEHQKAENPEQQLKQEKAQKDQQLKEQLEEEKKLLDKQLDQELVKRDEQLGMKKEQLLELPEQQQGHLKHLEQQEGQLELPEQQEGQLKHLEQQEGQLKHLEHQEGQLELPEQQEGQLKHLEQQEGQLKHLEHQEVQLDLPEQQVGQLKHMEQQVEQLKHLEQQEEQLEHLEQQKGQLEHLEQQKGQLEHLEQQEGQVEHLEQQEGQLKHLEEEKGQLKHLEQQEGQLELPEQQVGQLKHLEQQEEQLEHLEQQKGQLEQQEGQLEHLEQQEGQVEHLEQQEGQLKHLEEQKGQLKHLEQQEGQLELPEQQVGQPKHLEQKEKQLELPEQKEGQLKHLEKQEAQLELPEQQVAQPKHLEQQEKHLEHPEQQEGQLKHLEQQEGQLEQPMFAPAPGQIQDIQPALPTKGEVFLPVEQQQQQKQEVQWPLKHK